The DNA window ATGTCACTAAAATCTTGAGGATTGTAAATTTAACTCTGTCTTTCCTGACTCCCCTGCAGATCAGTGACTTCTTGTCCGGGCACACGCCTCTGACCATTAACCTTGGAATCGGTGCCCACATGATGTATGTGCAGCTCCAGCTGTCTGCACAGAACGTGgcggagctgcagcagcaccgGGACATGAGAGCCGGGAGCAGCGGCGAGCTTCAAACCGGCCTGTCCACTGCCGCCAGGATGAGCCACCCTGACTCCTCCACAGgatccacctcctcctccgcttCCCAAACCTCGACTCTATCCCCAGATTCGATCGAACTCAGTGCTCAAAGACCCAGGACTTCCTTTAACTCAGCAGCTCCCACTTCCCACTCACCCACTGCTGCCCCTCCACATCAGTCCTGTCCTCCCCACTCTACACGCACATCTCCTGCTCCTTCTACCCCGTCTTTGCCTTCTGGTTGTCCACATGCCAGCTGTCCACTACCAGCAGCCACACCCGTCTGTTCACCTGCTCCTGCTGGCGCCATTCCTGCACCCCGGAGCCCAGCGCCAGCCTCCACTTTCAAAGAGGTTAGCCTTTCATATTCCTCTGCAAAAGTACATCTGAATCACAAAGCGGTGGTTTCACCacttttttactgtattattgaCATATATTAGAAACATATCCTGCAAAACAAGACAGATTAGAGATTACAGTGTTTACTAGTTTTTATTCCTCATAATGGATGATAAAAACATCTTTCTCCTCCTTGTTTTACAGAGTAGCGTGCACACCTCATCTACTGCAGAGCTGTGTAAGCAGCCAGGAGCAGTCATAGAAAGTTTTGTCAGCCATTCTCCGGGCGTATTCTCCGGGACTTTTTCTGGTAAGTGTGTGAGCAGCAGAGCCCCGAACAACACACATAATGAGAACGTAATTGTTTTTGATACGTTAAATTAAGATATAGAGTGAGATAGATGGAGTACTTTATAAATCCCAAAGTGAAATTGCGGTGTTACCTCAGCCAAGTCACCAAAACCCCCCGAAAATAAACACTCTTAATTTAAAAAGCCAAGTTGGACTTACAATaactaaaatacattaaatagaaTAGGAAAATAATGGAGAATAGAGACTGCAGGTGCAGGATTGTTCTTGGATATTCAAATATAATCAAATGCAGTTCAGTTATGTTTTCTGGGGCTGCagctaattattattttttattaatgattATGAGATCATTTTCTCTATTAACTAATCAAGTCAAGTTTGTTGTAGCCCAAAAGCACAAAGCATGTGTAAcaagcattaaaaaacaaaaacaatgaggAACATTAgcgaaatacataaaaatgtatggaAGTGAAATAAACTTCATCATAGTGTTACAAATGGATTTTTTGATGCTTACAATAAAACAGTAATGAGCAGCATTAGTAaaataaggcaaggcaagtttatttatataccaCATTTCAGCAACAAGGCAATTCATAGTGCTTAACACAACACAtcaaaagcatcacaacaaagGGCAGGAAAGCACATTAAAAGAGGACatttaaagataattaaaaggaaaaattaaaaaaaagcctgcTCACTGACTCACAGTaattaaagagagagaaaaacaaaaaatagaaacagctaaaacatgataaatgaagttaaaatacaattaaatttttttttttttaaatgtgagttatatagttaaaaatgttgtaacaATATGTAACATACAGTACGTATAAGTAACCATGCGCATGTAGACTAAGTATGAGTTAGATAACCTCGGTTTAGTATTTTGGGCAGACAAAGTGAGGTTAAGTGCCTGATTAAAGCTTTTgttcagaaaatgacaaaaaactgcCTAAGGAGTTGATTTTAGATTGCCTGTTATATTTGACCACTGATCTAAAACCCAGAGATATTTAGTTTACCTCAAAGAAAAGCAGTAAATCATTACATTTGAGCAGCTGAAAACAGTGAATCGATGGGATTCTTCCCAAATATGATTAATCGGTTATTAAAATAGTTGCTTTTGCTTCACCTAGATCTTTTACAATTGAAACTTGTTACTGTCTCAGTTCGTAATtgttttcctccctctcttACCCCCCcgctctcttcttttcttcccaTCAGGCACTCTGGCTCCTTGCAGTCAGACTAGCATCAGCCATCCTCGACGAGGCATCAGCATCATTCTCCAGATCCTGAACGACCTGCTCAGAGCGGCCTGCCACCACCAGGGGGCTCAGCctgcccctcctcctctccgctGTCCTGACTCGAACCCTCCAGCTGGCCCGCTGCTCACTGCAGAGGAGCCAAGCAAAGCAAAGAGCAAAACACTGCCGACCCAGAGACCAGACCTCAGTACAACTCCAGGTGAACACAGAATATTAAACACATGAAGcatttacaatatataacttatgaaaatgtgtatttctcgaacaaggaaagaaaacaggggggatatatgtttaaaaattaaaaaaagaacatggaTGCATTTGCTTAAAATAGAGCTGCAGTTGGTGCTGTGATAAAAGGCCAAATTTACTCACACACCACTGAGTAAGAAGTGGAGACTGTTCATAAATTCATGAGTCCCAAGTTACCATTGCTTTGCTTTCTCTTTTGATTTATTCTCAGTTTgtcttttatcttgtttttctggAGCTTCCTGTGGTTGAGTTCCcttagttataataataatttacaaaaaggACAT is part of the Centropristis striata isolate RG_2023a ecotype Rhode Island chromosome 11, C.striata_1.0, whole genome shotgun sequence genome and encodes:
- the LOC131980497 gene encoding midnolin-like, which codes for MEQQRGLCSFTPGESAGCRAGVSAGQPAMRLSITSTTGSPVELSVPRGETVEGLRTHISHKLRLQTDRIVLLYRDKQLTAGKLLDLGVTDGSKLTLVPAIEAGLVCSTARTERTMMDVLESLSEAQISDFLSGHTPLTINLGIGAHMMYVQLQLSAQNVAELQQHRDMRAGSSGELQTGLSTAARMSHPDSSTGSTSSSASQTSTLSPDSIELSAQRPRTSFNSAAPTSHSPTAAPPHQSCPPHSTRTSPAPSTPSLPSGCPHASCPLPAATPVCSPAPAGAIPAPRSPAPASTFKESSVHTSSTAELCKQPGAVIESFVSHSPGVFSGTFSGTLAPCSQTSISHPRRGISIILQILNDLLRAACHHQGAQPAPPPLRCPDSNPPAGPLLTAEEPSKAKSKTLPTQRPDLSTTPGESLCSSTQENQTLHCKLERLQFLMHQRRLRRRTRRNSQRSHPYQHHHNRP